A region of Silurus meridionalis isolate SWU-2019-XX chromosome 15, ASM1480568v1, whole genome shotgun sequence DNA encodes the following proteins:
- the oacyl gene encoding O-acyltransferase like protein, producing the protein MFLTELNRSQPEKYAVLMYDALGKMGSDVDGGNVNRVGSLQECLSVKGPGFGGHYCQVFLKQGVLEYFVGVCVPDSCNEADVSTLIVYDYLQGRTPIIPPVPNLLDSENTLRPFMTRCIRNNMTPDLSAIMCLIDYLWISCVCPSGRLMLCLRSLSIRSTGVCSGEGVCSRSSYLSLNGIRILSLFWIICGHTVQLSSWGGLDNRKRWRASMERDPLYVVSFSGPVYLAVDTFLLLGGLLSAKSFLSCIQKSDDKMSLRLIAHFLFRRFKRIQPLHLFIVCAIVALFSFLPKSPFWFMAEDQTLNCKEFWWSNLLLINNLITITHTCAPWTWYLSVDFQFYMMTPFLIFLHRLNKHVFVGVAFALLAMSCVSSSLITAFLHLPVHQPTTLESETYFEYYYNKPYTRLGPYLLGILAGIYIVTKKEDLIKHRWQAAAGWLVSLSIMALIVAFAYMLRGQGSPGHAVYQGLHRSLWALAVSWIIIACEEGYGGFVKKFLSMSVWVPLSNISFACYLVHPLLILLYNFNQQTLIHYTDLNFFYLFLAHSFLTVVFGWVLSMLIEKPYQLLSST; encoded by the exons ATGTTTCTTACAGAATTGAACAGGAGTCAACCAGAAAAATATGCAGTGCTGA tgtacgATGCATTGGGGAAGATGGGAAGCGATGTAGACGGTGGGAATGTGAACAGAGTCGGCTCTCTGCAGGAGTGTTTGTCTGTAAAAGGCCCTGGATTTGGAGGACATTACTGCCAGGTGTTCCTCAAACAG GGGGTTCTGGAGTATTTTGTAGGTGTTTGTGTGCCTGATTCCTGCAACGAAGCAGACGTCAGCACTCTTATAGTCTATG aTTATCTACAGGGTCGTACCCCCATCATTCCTCCTGTACCGAATCTGCTTGattcagaaaacacactgagacCTTTTATGACTCGGTGTATCAGAAATAACATGACACCTGATTTGTCTGCCATAATGTGTCT TATAGATTATCTCTGGATCTCATGTGTCTGTCCCTCAGGTCGTCTGATGTTGTGTCTGCGTTCTCTTTCCATCCGCTCCACTGGTGTGTGTTCCGGTGAAGGTGTGTGTTCCAGAAGCAGTTATCTGTCTCTTAATGGTATCCGTATTCTCAGCCTCTTCTGGATTATCTGTGGACACACGGTGCAGCTCAGCTCCTGGGGCGGCCTCG ataACAGGAAGAGATGGAGAGCGTCGATGGAGAGAGATCCTCTGTACGTGGTGTCCTTCAGTGGACCGGTTTATCTCGCTGTCGATACTTTTTTATTACTCGG tGGACTCCTGAGTGCAAAATCTTTCCTCAGCTGCATCCAGAAATCAGACGATAAGATGAGCCTCCGACTGATcgctcacttcctgtttaggAGGTTCAAGAG AATCcagccgttgcacctcttcaTCGTGTGTGCGATCGTTGCTCTATTCTCATTTCTTCCCAAAAGTCCATTCTGGTTCATGGCTGAAGATCAAACGCTGAACTGTAAAGAGTTCTGGTGGTCCAACCTTCTGCTCATCAACAACctgatcaccatcacacacacg tgtgcACCATGGACCTGGTACCTCTCAGTCGATTTCCAGTTCTACATGATGACTCCATTCCTAATTTTTCTCCACAGACT GAATAAGCACGTgtttgtgggcgtggccttcGCTCTGTTGGCGATGTCGTGCGTTTCCAGTTCTCTAATCACCGCGTTTCTGCACTTACCTGTTCACCAACCCACAACTCT TGAATCTGAAACCTACTTTGAATATTATTACAACAAGCCGTACACCAGACTGGGCCCGTACCTGCTCGGCATCCTCGCTGGGATTTACATAGTGACCAAGAAAGAAGATCTCATAAAGCACCGG TGGCAGGCGGCTGCTGGTTGGCTCGTCTCGCTGTCCATCATGGCCCTGATTGTGGCGTTTGCTTACATGCTGAGGGGTCAGGGGTCACCAGGTCATGCTGTCTATCAGGGGCTCCATCGCTCATTGTGGGCTCTGGCTGTGTCCTGGATCATCATCGCCTGTGAGGAGGGATACGGAG gcTTCGTGAAGAAGTTCTTGTCCATGAGTGTGTGGGTTCCTCTGTCCAATATCAGCTTTGCCTGCTACCTCGTCCACCCTCTGCTCATCTTACTGTACAACTTCAATCAGCAAACTTTAATCCACTACACAGACCTCAACTTC tTCTATCTGTTCCTCGCTCACTCGTTCCTCACTGTGGTTTTTGGGTGGGTTCTCAGCATGTTGATTGAGAAGCCGTATCAGCTCCTGAGCTCAACATAA